From Hirundo rustica isolate bHirRus1 chromosome 1, bHirRus1.pri.v3, whole genome shotgun sequence, a single genomic window includes:
- the EIF1B gene encoding eukaryotic translation initiation factor 1b, with amino-acid sequence MSSIQNLQSFDPFADATKGDDLLPAGTEDYIHIRIQQRNGRKTLTTVQGIADDYDKKKLVKAFKKKFACNGTVIEHPEYGEVIQLQGDQRKNICQFLLEIGIVKEEQLKVHGF; translated from the exons ATGTCCTCGATCCAGAACCTCCAATCCTTCG aCCCCTTTGCTGATGCAACAAAGGGCGACGACTTACTCCCGGCGGGGACTGAGGATTACATTCATATAAGGATCCAGCAACGAAACGGAAGAAAGACACTAACAACTGTTCAGGGCATTGCAGATGATTATGACAAGAAGAAACTTGTGAAAGCTTTCAAAAAG AAATTTGCTTGTAATGGTACTGTGATTGAGCATCCTGAGTACGGTGAAGTTATCCAGCTTCAAGGTGACCAGAGGAAGAACATTTGCCAATTCCTCTTGGAG ATTGGCATTGTCAAGGAAGAACAGCTGAAAGTTCATGGCTTCTAA